One window of Nonomuraea muscovyensis genomic DNA carries:
- a CDS encoding PadR family transcriptional regulator yields the protein MDDLTEMLKGTLEGCVLEIIGSEETYGYAITRRLHELGFADVVEGTVYTILLRLEKNGLVQVTKRPSGMGPPRKFYALNDAGRKELATFWAKWEYITSRLDKLKEGGR from the coding sequence ATGGACGACCTGACGGAGATGCTGAAGGGCACGCTTGAGGGCTGCGTGCTCGAAATCATCGGCAGCGAGGAGACCTACGGGTACGCCATCACGCGTCGGCTGCACGAACTCGGCTTCGCCGACGTCGTCGAGGGGACGGTTTACACCATCCTGCTGCGACTGGAGAAGAACGGGCTCGTCCAGGTGACGAAACGACCGTCCGGGATGGGCCCGCCGCGCAAGTTCTATGCGCTCAACGACGCGGGCCGCAAGGAGCTCGCGACGTTCTGGGCGAAATGGGAGTACATCACATCACGGCTCGACAAGCTCAAGGAGGGTGGGAGATGA
- a CDS encoding Phenylacetic acid catabolic protein, whose product MPRTLQTVAGADEARALGDEYVTAVGKIINSHVRNEAAGAAVFDEPSISLAPTPREKWLACRMAMEEYGHHLKFNKLAAQLGLEDPHTRPPLSVFDYQVRSWTEYVMTKAIVDLAEIVLMEDLCDCSYLPLRRLCRSLMPEERFHVRFGATTAGRLAADPATREEVRAAAHRLITMTLPFFGRGDSPNNALFRKWGIKRLTNDECRAEFVRRTRVLLCDDLGLDYPEVDPRWRGTTS is encoded by the coding sequence GTGCCCCGCACGCTGCAGACCGTGGCCGGAGCCGACGAGGCCCGCGCGCTCGGCGACGAGTACGTCACCGCCGTCGGAAAGATCATCAACAGCCACGTGCGCAACGAGGCGGCGGGCGCGGCGGTCTTCGACGAGCCGTCCATCTCGCTCGCCCCGACTCCGCGCGAGAAATGGCTCGCGTGCCGCATGGCCATGGAGGAATACGGCCATCATTTGAAATTCAACAAACTCGCGGCACAGCTCGGCCTGGAGGATCCGCACACGCGCCCGCCGCTTTCCGTGTTCGATTACCAGGTGCGGAGCTGGACCGAATACGTCATGACGAAGGCGATCGTCGACCTGGCGGAGATCGTGCTGATGGAGGACCTGTGCGACTGCTCCTACCTGCCACTGCGCCGGCTGTGCCGGTCGCTGATGCCGGAGGAGCGCTTCCACGTCCGGTTCGGCGCCACGACGGCCGGGCGGCTGGCCGCCGACCCGGCCACCCGGGAGGAGGTGCGTGCGGCGGCGCACCGTCTCATCACGATGACGCTGCCGTTCTTCGGGCGCGGCGACTCCCCGAACAACGCGCTGTTCCGCAAGTGGGGGATCAAGCGGCTGACGAACGACGAGTGCCGCGCGGAGTTCGTCCGGCGCACCCGCGTCCTGCTCTGCGACGACCTGGGGCTCGACTACCCGGAGGTGGACCCGCGATGGCGCGGCACTACGAGCTGA
- a CDS encoding chorismate-binding protein, with product MRTLIIDNHDSYTYNLYQLIAESYGTEPVVLTNDDPGWAEVDLRRFDALVISPGPGRPQVERDVGTTFDVIRDSGLPVLGVCLGHQALGWLSGADVVPAPAPIHGQVEEIHHCGHDLFRDLPQRFHAVRYHSLCVATPAPGDLEITAWTADSVVMGLRHRTMPWWGVQFHPESISTEHGPTLLRTFRELALEAGSPAAALPVPCGPRWSLEVEQVYGAADTEAVFAELFGDREHAFWLDSSRVEQGLARFSFLGDAGGPHGEVLTCRPGANSVLVHDSGGHESAVFTSIFDMLDERVRARAMPSDPALPFDLNGGYVGYFGYELKRDCGAASPHVSPFPDAVWMSAARFVAVDHLTGSTWAAALTDGEPDSRAAARAWVAHAAGVCRRVGERPPPEPGPSSDSGPGPDSCSCFGPGPRPGPGPGFDAEPWLVRPRERYLADIEECLRLLRAGESYEICLTDTAEIPFDGSAHDLYLRQRRLNPAPYAAYLRLGEMEVLCSSPERFLKVDREHVAESKPIKGTAPRAPEPLRDSSLRHELATSAKTRAENLMIVDLLRNDLGRISAIGTVEVPRFMAVESYATVHQLVSTVRGRLQDGISAVQAARACFPGGSMTGAPKLRTMEIIDRLEGRARGVYSGAIGFFGLDGTADLNIVIRTAVACDGTLTVGAGGAIVLGSDPVEEYAEMLLKAQAPLRGLPASTVCRRPGCSYTSPGKSATGPDGAGGTGPQGVAGPQNAEATGPATATRAATTSGEGAVSGGVCPVVTPGRA from the coding sequence GTGCGCACCCTGATCATCGACAACCACGACTCCTACACCTACAACCTCTACCAGCTCATCGCCGAGTCCTACGGCACCGAGCCGGTCGTGCTGACCAACGACGACCCCGGCTGGGCCGAGGTGGACCTGCGGCGCTTCGACGCCCTCGTCATCTCCCCCGGTCCGGGCCGCCCGCAGGTCGAGCGCGACGTCGGGACCACCTTCGACGTGATCCGCGACTCGGGGCTGCCGGTGCTCGGCGTCTGCCTGGGACACCAGGCGCTGGGCTGGCTGTCGGGCGCCGACGTGGTGCCCGCGCCGGCGCCGATCCACGGCCAGGTCGAGGAGATCCACCACTGCGGCCACGACCTCTTCCGCGACCTGCCGCAGCGCTTCCACGCGGTGCGCTACCACTCCCTGTGCGTGGCCACGCCCGCCCCCGGCGACCTGGAGATCACCGCGTGGACGGCCGACTCGGTCGTCATGGGGTTACGGCACCGGACGATGCCCTGGTGGGGGGTGCAGTTCCACCCGGAGTCCATCTCCACCGAGCACGGGCCCACGTTGCTGCGCACGTTCCGCGAACTGGCCCTGGAGGCGGGCTCGCCGGCCGCCGCGCTGCCGGTGCCGTGCGGGCCGCGCTGGTCGCTGGAGGTGGAGCAGGTGTACGGCGCGGCCGACACCGAGGCGGTCTTCGCCGAGCTGTTCGGCGACCGGGAGCACGCCTTCTGGCTGGACAGCAGCCGCGTCGAGCAAGGGCTGGCCCGGTTCTCGTTCCTCGGCGACGCGGGCGGGCCGCACGGCGAGGTTCTGACCTGCCGGCCCGGCGCGAACAGCGTGCTCGTGCACGACTCCGGCGGCCACGAGTCGGCCGTCTTCACCTCGATCTTCGACATGCTCGACGAACGCGTCCGCGCCCGGGCCATGCCGTCCGACCCGGCCCTCCCGTTCGACCTGAACGGCGGGTACGTCGGCTACTTCGGCTACGAGCTGAAGCGCGACTGCGGCGCCGCCTCGCCGCACGTCTCGCCGTTCCCCGACGCGGTGTGGATGTCGGCGGCGCGCTTCGTCGCGGTGGACCACCTGACCGGCAGCACGTGGGCGGCGGCGCTCACCGACGGCGAGCCGGACAGCCGCGCGGCCGCCCGCGCCTGGGTGGCGCACGCGGCCGGCGTCTGCCGCCGCGTGGGCGAGCGTCCCCCGCCCGAGCCCGGCCCCAGCTCCGACTCCGGCCCCGGCCCCGACTCCTGCTCCTGCTTCGGCCCCGGCCCCCGCCCCGGCCCCGGCCCCGGCTTCGACGCCGAGCCGTGGCTGGTGCGCCCGCGCGAGCGCTACCTGGCCGACATCGAGGAGTGCCTGCGGCTGCTGCGGGCGGGCGAGAGTTACGAGATCTGCCTGACCGACACCGCCGAGATCCCGTTCGACGGCTCCGCCCACGACCTCTACCTGCGCCAGCGGCGGCTCAACCCGGCCCCCTACGCCGCCTACCTGCGCCTGGGCGAGATGGAGGTGCTGTGCTCCTCCCCCGAGCGCTTCCTCAAGGTGGACCGCGAGCACGTCGCCGAGTCCAAGCCCATCAAGGGCACGGCGCCGCGCGCCCCCGAGCCGCTGCGCGACTCCAGTCTCAGGCACGAGCTGGCGACCTCGGCCAAGACCCGCGCCGAGAACCTCATGATCGTGGACCTGCTCCGCAACGACCTCGGGCGCATCAGCGCCATCGGGACCGTGGAGGTGCCGCGGTTCATGGCCGTGGAATCGTACGCCACCGTGCACCAGCTCGTGTCCACGGTGCGCGGCCGGCTCCAGGACGGTATCAGCGCCGTCCAGGCTGCGCGGGCCTGCTTTCCCGGCGGGTCGATGACGGGGGCGCCGAAGCTGCGCACCATGGAGATCATCGACCGGCTGGAGGGGCGGGCGCGCGGCGTCTACTCGGGCGCCATCGGGTTCTTCGGGCTGGACGGCACGGCCGACCTCAACATCGTCATCCGCACCGCCGTCGCCTGCGACGGGACGCTCACGGTCGGCGCCGGCGGGGCCATCGTGCTCGGGTCGGACCCGGTGGAGGAGTACGCGGAGATGCTGCTGAAGGCCCAGGCCCCGCTGCGCGGCCTGCCCGCCTCCACGGTCTGCCGTCGACCCGGGTGCTCGTACACGTCGCCCGGGAAGAGCGCGACCGGCCCGGACGGCGCGGGGGGAACCGGCCCGCAGGGGGTGGCAGGCCCGCAGAACGCGGAGGCGACAGGCCCGGCGACCGCCACCCGCGCCGCCACGACCAGTGGCGAGGGCGCCGTCAGCGGGGGCGTCTGCCCGGTGGTGACACCAGGCCGCGCCTGA
- a CDS encoding DUF1048 domain-containing protein, producing the protein MGIRDIIEGKKQWRAHMARVKALPPDYQIVYEEIQKYFFKVGPIDLLDGSLLSGILDFFEEGVAAGKGVLELIGNDVAAFCDDLIKDSRTYADIYQESIRGETGTAGK; encoded by the coding sequence GTGGGCATCCGAGACATCATCGAGGGCAAGAAGCAGTGGCGGGCGCACATGGCGCGGGTCAAGGCGCTCCCGCCGGACTATCAGATCGTCTACGAGGAGATTCAGAAGTACTTCTTCAAGGTCGGACCGATCGACCTGCTTGACGGGTCCCTGCTCTCAGGGATCCTCGATTTCTTCGAGGAGGGCGTCGCGGCCGGCAAGGGTGTCCTGGAACTCATCGGCAACGACGTCGCCGCCTTCTGCGACGACCTGATCAAGGACTCGCGCACCTACGCGGACATCTATCAGGAGTCCATCAGAGGGGAAACCGGCACGGCCGGGAAGTGA
- a CDS encoding DUF1048 domain-containing protein: MNFWETITGSDLTREWKAFETRAEALPADYRAAWEEIKGHLSSYADFTGRNLTPIVDNALGLLEETAADGQSIHEVLGGDIEGFCAALAGGEGARSYRDRWREQLNRNVARKLGRLGG, translated from the coding sequence ATGAACTTCTGGGAGACCATCACAGGCAGCGATCTCACCAGGGAATGGAAGGCGTTCGAAACTCGGGCCGAGGCATTGCCGGCCGACTACCGGGCGGCGTGGGAAGAGATCAAGGGTCATCTCTCTTCCTACGCGGATTTCACGGGTCGAAACCTGACGCCGATTGTCGACAATGCCCTGGGGCTGCTCGAAGAGACAGCGGCCGATGGGCAGAGCATTCACGAGGTGCTGGGTGGCGACATCGAGGGCTTCTGCGCGGCGCTGGCCGGCGGAGAAGGGGCTCGGAGCTATCGCGACCGGTGGCGCGAGCAGTTGAACAGGAACGTCGCAAGGAAATTGGGCCGGCTGGGAGGCTGA
- a CDS encoding alpha/beta fold hydrolase, whose protein sequence is MTHAKWTGMMPVDDTALAVTDTGGPGIPVVYCNGQFATQGYWRRVIADLGTGWRHITYDMRARGKSKRSADYSFETAIRDVDAVLAARGVPRALVVGWSYGAFVAAHWASRNPDRCVGAVLVDGAQPYDWMTEEMALGMRKLFKRLNLFMPLLRPTGLTPRMSAVQMAEINIELGWLARVSELGPVMDNVTVPTRYVLASGSSFGSKGDGQERIRTGVDAVVASNPNIKISAKVPSNHGSILKRDFRAVAAAVREVAALDRGGNPR, encoded by the coding sequence ATGACCCATGCGAAGTGGACCGGCATGATGCCGGTCGACGACACGGCGCTGGCCGTGACCGACACCGGCGGCCCCGGTATCCCGGTGGTCTACTGCAATGGCCAATTCGCCACGCAGGGGTACTGGCGGCGGGTCATCGCCGACCTGGGGACGGGGTGGCGGCACATCACCTACGACATGCGGGCTCGCGGCAAATCGAAGCGTTCGGCGGACTATTCCTTCGAGACCGCCATCCGGGATGTCGATGCCGTTCTCGCGGCCAGGGGTGTGCCCCGGGCGCTGGTGGTGGGCTGGTCCTACGGAGCGTTCGTCGCGGCGCACTGGGCCAGCCGCAATCCCGACCGTTGTGTGGGCGCGGTCCTGGTTGACGGCGCGCAGCCGTACGACTGGATGACCGAGGAGATGGCGCTGGGGATGCGGAAGCTTTTCAAGCGGCTGAACTTGTTCATGCCGCTGCTGCGTCCGACGGGCCTGACCCCGCGGATGAGCGCCGTGCAGATGGCGGAAATCAACATCGAGCTCGGGTGGCTCGCCCGCGTGAGCGAGCTGGGCCCCGTGATGGACAACGTCACCGTCCCGACGCGGTATGTGCTCGCGTCGGGGTCGTCCTTCGGGAGCAAGGGCGATGGGCAAGAACGGATCCGCACCGGCGTCGATGCGGTGGTCGCCAGCAACCCGAACATCAAGATCAGCGCGAAGGTCCCCAGCAACCACGGCTCCATCCTGAAGAGGGACTTCCGCGCCGTCGCCGCGGCCGTACGCGAGGTCGCCGCCCTCGACCGCGGGGGGAACCCTCGCTGA
- a CDS encoding AMP-binding protein, translating into MAEPPATGNLARHLDELAAREGWRDLPAFHTPGRTWSHGEVHDLAARAASVLLDHGARPGTRTLVALGDGIAWVAAFLAAARLGVTAVPVNPGLTPDDHAFMAADCAASLVVTCDDVADRTAGRFAGSPVLTGERLLRLAERAPRAPAADVSPDAPLYAQYTSGTTGVPKAALHRHADPARYHRAAGVGVVGARRDDVTLSVSKMFFAYGFGNALVFPLFSGSSAVLLPHRPTPADVAEAVERYGVTLLYAVPSAYANLLAECAPGAFASVRLAVSAGEPLNPALGAKTRDLLGAPVLDQLGSTEVGHAFCSNTAARDEPGTIGRPLPGYELELRGDDGRPVPEGEGELWVRGASVLPEYLRRPEETARALAGGWLRTGDLAVRTAAGAYVHRGRRDDLEMVGGITMSPLEVEKVLAEHPEVAEVAVAAVADERGARKLRAFVVPAAPGVDGRRLESELIALARRRLAPYKVPRGVELRRALPRTPTGKLRRFALRDGAAAGPVR; encoded by the coding sequence ATGGCTGAACCACCCGCCACCGGCAACCTCGCCCGCCACCTCGACGAGCTGGCCGCCCGCGAGGGCTGGCGCGACCTGCCCGCCTTCCACACCCCCGGCCGGACCTGGAGCCACGGCGAGGTGCACGACCTCGCCGCCCGCGCCGCGTCCGTCCTCCTCGACCACGGCGCCCGGCCCGGCACGCGGACGCTCGTCGCGCTCGGCGACGGCATCGCGTGGGTGGCGGCGTTCCTGGCCGCCGCCCGGCTCGGCGTCACCGCCGTGCCCGTCAACCCCGGCCTCACGCCGGACGACCACGCCTTCATGGCCGCCGACTGCGCGGCGTCGCTCGTCGTCACCTGCGACGACGTCGCGGACCGCACCGCCGGGCGCTTCGCCGGGTCGCCCGTCCTGACCGGCGAGCGGCTGCTGCGCCTCGCCGAACGCGCCCCCCGCGCCCCGGCCGCGGACGTCTCCCCGGATGCCCCGCTGTACGCGCAGTACACCTCGGGCACCACCGGGGTCCCCAAGGCCGCGCTGCACCGCCACGCCGACCCGGCCCGCTACCACCGCGCAGCGGGGGTCGGCGTCGTCGGCGCGCGCCGCGACGACGTGACGCTGTCGGTGTCGAAGATGTTCTTCGCCTACGGGTTCGGCAACGCCCTCGTCTTCCCGCTGTTCTCCGGCTCGTCGGCCGTGCTGCTGCCGCACCGGCCCACGCCCGCCGACGTCGCCGAGGCGGTCGAGCGCTACGGCGTCACCCTGCTGTACGCGGTCCCGTCCGCCTACGCCAACCTGCTGGCCGAGTGCGCGCCCGGCGCGTTCGCCTCCGTACGGCTCGCAGTGTCGGCCGGGGAACCGCTGAACCCCGCCCTCGGCGCGAAGACCCGCGACCTGCTCGGCGCACCGGTGCTCGACCAGCTCGGCTCCACCGAGGTAGGCCACGCCTTCTGCTCCAACACCGCCGCCCGCGACGAACCGGGCACGATCGGCCGCCCGCTGCCCGGCTACGAGCTGGAGCTGCGCGGCGACGACGGCCGCCCGGTCCCCGAGGGCGAGGGTGAGCTGTGGGTGCGCGGCGCGTCCGTGCTGCCGGAGTACCTGCGCCGGCCCGAGGAGACGGCCCGCGCCCTGGCGGGCGGCTGGCTGCGCACCGGCGACCTGGCCGTACGCACCGCGGCGGGGGCGTACGTGCACCGGGGCAGGCGCGACGACCTGGAGATGGTGGGCGGCATCACGATGTCGCCGCTGGAGGTCGAGAAGGTGCTGGCCGAGCATCCCGAGGTGGCCGAGGTGGCCGTCGCGGCGGTCGCCGACGAGCGGGGCGCGCGCAAGCTGCGGGCGTTCGTGGTGCCCGCGGCGCCGGGCGTCGACGGGCGGCGGCTGGAGAGCGAGCTGATCGCGCTGGCCCGCCGCAGGCTGGCCCCGTACAAGGTGCCGCGCGGTGTCGAGCTGCGGCGCGCGCTGCCGCGCACCCCCACCGGCAAGCTGCGCCGCTTCGCCCTGCGCGACGGCGCGGCAGCCGGACCAGTCCGCTGA
- a CDS encoding response regulator transcription factor yields the protein MSTQRHSARRIDAPDGIALVALGSELVRCGLATMLRDLGVFREVLDSGDFDHSMELLHAGRPELLVVSAPVEQDKAEKLARTAADHGVRVLLLLRTACDQALERVAAMPADGYLLEGELTPETLRSTLTDLESGLVPVPQPVARRLLAKLRPAFAKTGTAALDGGAAADGDRAGSPLTSREQQTLTLMAEGLSNKQIARRLGISEHGAKRHVANILAKLNCSNRTLATAVALRRGLVSPPGRRPR from the coding sequence ATGAGCACGCAACGACACAGTGCACGACGGATCGACGCACCGGACGGGATCGCTCTGGTCGCCTTGGGAAGCGAGCTGGTCCGCTGCGGCCTGGCCACCATGCTCAGGGATCTGGGCGTCTTCCGCGAGGTGCTCGACAGCGGCGACTTCGACCACAGCATGGAGCTGTTGCACGCCGGCCGGCCCGAGTTGCTGGTGGTGAGCGCGCCGGTCGAGCAGGACAAGGCCGAGAAGCTGGCGCGGACGGCCGCCGACCACGGGGTGCGGGTGCTGCTGCTGTTACGAACGGCCTGCGACCAGGCCCTGGAGCGGGTGGCCGCGATGCCGGCCGACGGTTACCTGCTGGAAGGCGAGCTGACCCCCGAGACGCTGCGGAGCACGCTGACGGACCTGGAGAGCGGGCTGGTGCCGGTGCCGCAGCCCGTGGCGCGCAGGCTGCTGGCCAAGTTACGGCCCGCGTTCGCGAAGACCGGGACGGCCGCGCTCGACGGAGGGGCCGCGGCGGACGGCGACCGGGCCGGCTCGCCGCTCACCTCGCGCGAACAGCAGACGTTGACGCTGATGGCCGAAGGGCTGAGCAACAAGCAGATCGCCCGGCGGCTGGGCATCTCCGAGCACGGCGCCAAACGGCACGTCGCCAACATCCTGGCCAAGCTGAACTGCTCGAACCGGACGCTGGCGACGGCGGTGGCGCTCAGGCGCGGCCTGGTGTCACCACCGGGCAGACGCCCCCGCTGA